A region of Paenibacillus sp. JNUCC-31 DNA encodes the following proteins:
- a CDS encoding phage tail assembly chaperone, which produces MSGLSMFFAQNAAADTTEEFIVSSRFKDEKGEPVAWKLRSMTEDENQECRKAATRKIKGKNGVYTPDIDANDYMARLMSASVVYPDLKNAELQRSYGVMGAESLLRKMLLPGEFASLGEQVQKLNGFNQDMNELVDDVKN; this is translated from the coding sequence ATGAGTGGATTGAGTATGTTTTTTGCACAAAATGCAGCGGCGGATACAACGGAGGAGTTTATTGTATCTTCCCGTTTCAAGGATGAGAAAGGCGAACCGGTTGCTTGGAAATTACGCAGCATGACCGAAGATGAGAACCAGGAGTGCCGCAAGGCAGCTACCCGCAAAATCAAGGGCAAGAACGGGGTATACACACCTGACATTGATGCCAATGATTACATGGCTCGCCTGATGAGTGCCAGCGTGGTGTACCCTGATCTGAAAAATGCGGAGCTTCAACGTTCGTATGGCGTGATGGGGGCAGAATCGCTTTTGCGGAAAATGCTGCTGCCTGGGGAATTTGCTTCACTAGGAGAACAAGTCCAGAAGCTGAACGGC